A single genomic interval of Camelina sativa cultivar DH55 chromosome 11, Cs, whole genome shotgun sequence harbors:
- the LOC104727596 gene encoding 1-phosphatidylinositol-3-phosphate 5-kinase FAB1A-like, translated as MDSPDNNNKAAPGFVDIVKSWIPRKSESSNMSRDFWMPDHSCPVCYECDAQFTVFNRRHHCRLCGRVFCAKCAANSIPSPSDETKDTHEEPERIRVCNYCYKQWEQGIVPPDTGATIISLHFSSSPSARSVASTASNCTSNSSNCTLDSTVGPFPKPKMNPPSSRRVSANMDSEQQNSSSRRSSGAYGHVLDSSENQVEFFVNSGRSDGEADEDDDYQSDFAQSYSQGNDYYGAISLDEVEHIYGSDEAHDVGVNIDPNIGCFPPDQDLDSLDTETIDKTRLQGNEWNDVKEGSPPCEESFEPEVVDFESDGLLWLPPEPENEEDEREAVLSDDDGDEGDRGDWGYLRPSNSFNDKEFHSRDKSSGAMKNVVEGHFRALVAQLLEVDNLPMVNEGDKEGWLDIITSLSWEAATLLKPDTSKGGGMDPGGYVKVKCIPCGCRSESMVVKGVVCKKNVAHRRMTSKIEKPRLLILGGALEYQRISNQLSSFDTLLQQEMDHLKMAVAKIDSHNPDILLVEKSVSRFAQDYLLAKDISLVLNIKRSLLERISRCTGAQIVPSIDQLTSPKLGYCDLFHVEKFVEKHVSPSQVAKKMAKTLMFFDGCPKPLGCTILLKGAHEDELKKVKHVIQYGVFAAYHLALETSFLADEGASLPELPLQTPITVALPDKPSTINRSISTIPGFSVSSAEKSPTTELRDGPHKASVDLTGNFTSSKTDLQGRLDGNDRIDPSENLLHNLDTVYCKPPEIITSKDDGLVPTPEPRQLSFHKEEPSVQKDEWSVLPCATEQVTDGAYTDQSTVTGDQNCSRQEQMDSSKGDFLPSASDHQSILVSLSTRCVWKGSVCERAHLLRIKYYGSFDKPLGRFLRDNLFDQDQCCPSCTMPAEAHIHCYTHRQGSLTISVKKLPELLPGQREGKIWMWHRCLKCPRISGFPPATRRIVMSDAAWGLSFGKFLELSFSNHAAASRVANCGHSLHRDCLRFYGFGRMVACFRYASINIYAVFLPPSKLEFNYQNQEWLQKESKEVIQKAEVLFNEVQEALGQISAKTMDAGSKGSTPNKIKLSLEELAGLLEQRKKEYKLIINTRLQIRISTFHVSTTVTDTVNRLFLHYTPSAVLGCAQKGIXISDNGIARPPSRAASANETQIPDLRLLGSESGLNIKGVPTSDEHTTQVQMPSPSFYYSLNKNYSLNSRKHIMAEDRPVYVSSYRELEWRSGARLLLPLGVNDLVLPVYDDEPTSIIAYALTSSEYKAQMSGSDKSRDRLDSGGSFSLFDSVNLLSLNSLSDLSVDMSRSLSSADEQVSQLLQSSLYLKDLHARVSFTDEGPPGKVKYSVTCYYAKEFEALRKICCPSETDFIRSLGRCRKWGAQGGKSNVFFAKSLDDRFIIKQVTKTELESFIKFGPAYFKYLTESISTKSPTSLAKILGIYQVSSKHLKGGKEFKMDVLVMENLLFKRNFTRLYDLKGSTRARYNPDTSGSNTVLLDQNLVEAMPTSPIFVGSKAKRLLERAVWNDTSFLASIHVMDYSLLVGVDEERNELVLGIIDFMRQYTWDKHLETWVKTSGLLGGPKNSSPTVISPQQYKKRFRKAMTAYFLMVPDQWSPATVVPSNSSSAEVKEEEERDNPQATVGNKS; from the exons ATGGATTCACCggataacaacaacaaagcagCACCTGGATTTGTCGACATAGTCAAATCTTGGATCCCTAGAAAGAGTGAGTCCTCAAATATGTCGAGGGATTTTTGGATGCCTGACCATAGCTGTCCTGTGTGTTACGAGTGTGATGCTCAGTTCACTGTTTTTAATCGAAGGCACCATTGCCGGCTTTGCGGTCGTGTGTTTTGTGCCAAATGCGCTGCTAATTCTATCCCATCTCCATCTGATGAAACTAAGGATACTCATGAGGAACCAGAAAGGATTAGGGTTTGTAATTACTGCTACAAACAGTGGGAGCAAGGCATTGTTCCCCCTGATACTGGTGCTACTATTATTAGCCTTCATTTTAGTTCATCCCCTTCTGCTAGAAGTGTGGCAAGTACTGCCTCCAACTGCACCTCTAATAGTAGCAACTGCACCCTTGATTCAACTGTTGGACCCTTTCCTAAACCCAAGATGAATCCCCCGTCTAGCCGTCGTGTCTCGGCAAACATGGATTCTGAGCAGCAGAATTCATCATCGCGTAGGAGCTCAGGTGCTTATGGGCATGTGTTAGATTCTTCTGAAAATCAAGTTGAATTCTTTGTAAACag TGGCAGGAGTGATGGTGAAGCTGATGAGGATGACGATTATCAATCTGATTTTGCACAATCTTACTCTCAAGGAAATGACTACTATGGTGCCATTAGCCTTGATGAAGTAGAACATATCTATGGGTCAGATGAAGCTCATGACGTTGGTGTAAATATAGATCCAAACATAGGTTGCTTTCCTCCTGATCAAGATCTTGACTCACTGGATACGGAGACGATAGATAAAACTAGACTACAAGGGAATGAATGGAACGATGTGAAGGAGGGAAGCCCTCCTTGTGAAGAGTCCTTTGAGCCCGAAGTAGTGGATTTTGAGAGCGATGGGCTCTTATGGTTACCGCCAGAGCCagagaacgaagaagatgaaagagaagcTGTGCTATCTGATGATGACGGTGATGAAGGTGATAGAGGTGATTGGGGGTATCTTCGCCCATCAAATAGCTTTAACGATAAGGAGTTCCACTCTAGGGACAAGTCCAGTGGTGCTATGAAAAATGTTGTGGAAGGGCACTTTAGGGCTTTGGTAGCGCAACTTTTGGAGGTTGATAATCTACCTATGGTCAATGAAGGCGATAAAGAGGGCTGGCTTGATATAATTACATCATTGTCTTGGGAGGCGGCAACGCTTCTCAAGCCAGATACAAGTAAAGGTGGAGGAATGGATCCAGGAGGATATGTGAAGGTTAAATGTATCCCTTGTGGCTGTCGCAGTGAGAG TATGGTCGTGAAAGGAGTTGTTTGTAAGAAAAATGTGGCTCATCGGCGAATGACTTCAAAGATCGAGAAGCCGCGTCTGCTAATCCTTGGAGGAGCTCTGGAGTATCAGCGCATTTCTAACCAGCTGTCTAGTTTTGACACTTTGTTGCAACAG GAAATGGACCATTTGAAGATGGCTGTTGCCAAAATTGATTCTCACAATCCCGACATTCTATTGGTGGAGAAATCTGTCTCACGGTTTGCTCAGGATTATCTTCTTGCAAAGGACATATCTCTTGTGTTGAATATTAAAAGGTCCCTTCTAGAACGCATATCACGCTGTACTGGTGCGCAGATTGTCCCTTCGATTGACCAGCTCACATCACCAAAGCTGGGTTATTGTGACCTGTTCCATGTGGAAAAGTTTGTTGAGAAACATGTTAGTCCTTCTCAAGTTGCAAAGAAAATGGCCAAGACTTTAATGTTTTTTGATGGCTGCCCTAAGCCTTTGGGTTGTACG ATATTGCTCAAGGGGGCTCATGAAGATGAGCTAAAGAAGGTGAAACATGTGATTCAGTATGGAGTTTTTGCAGCATATCATTTGGCTCTTGAGACATCTTTCCTGGCAGATGAAGGTGCTTCCCTGCCAGAACTTCCTCTGCAGACCCCAATTACAGTGGCTTTACCTGATAAGCCATCAACAATTAACAGATCAATATCCACAATACCTGGTTTTTCTGTGTCAAGTGCTGAAAAGTCTCCAACTACTGAATTAAGGGATGGGCCACATAAAGCCAGTGTCGACCTTACTGGTAATTTCACTTCTAGTAAGACTGATTTACAAGGGAGATTGGATGGAAACGACAGGATTGACCCATCTGAAAATCTGCTTCACAACTTGGATACTGTTTACTGTAAGCCTCCAGAAATTATTACCTCTAAGGACGATGGATTAGTTCCTACTCCAGAACCCAGGCAGCTATCGTTTCACAAGGAAGAACCTTCTGTTCAAAAAGATGAGTGGTCTGTTTTACCCTGTGCCACAGAACAAGTAACCGATGGTGCTTACACGGATCAATCCACAGTAACAGGAGATCAGAATTGTAGTAGACAGGAACAGATGGACTCTTCAAAAGGAGACTTTCTTCCTTCAGCATCTGACCATCAAAGTATATTGGTTTCCTTATCAACAAGATGTGTGTGGAAAGGATCTGTGTGTGAACGGGCTCATCTACTTCGTATCAAATACTATGGGAGCTTTGACAAGCCTTTAGGACGGTTCTTAAGGGATAATCTCTTTGATCAG GATCAGTGCTGCCCATCATGTACGATGCCAGCGGAAGCACACATTCATTGTTATACTCATAGGCAAGGTAGTCTGACAATATCTGTTAAGAAATTACCTGAATTGCTACCTGGGCAACGTGAAGGGAAGATTTGGATGTGGCATCGATGTCTGAAATGTCCTCGGATCAGTGGTTTTCCTCCAGCCACACGCAGAATTGTGATGTCAGATGCGGCGTGGGGATTGTCTTTTGGCAAATTTTTGGAGCTGAGCTTTTCTAACCATGCAGCGGCTAGTCGTGTGGCCAACTGTGGTCATTCCCTTCACAGAGACTGTCTCCGGTTCTATGG TTTTGGGAGAATGGTGGCTTGCTTCCGCTATGCGTCAATCAATATTTATGCAGTTTTTCTGCCACCATCAAAACTTGAGTTCAACTATCAGAACCAGGAATGGCTCCAAAAGGAATCCAAAGAG GTGATTCAAAAGGCAGAAGTCCTTTTTAATGAGGTTCAGGAGGCTCTTGGTCAGATTTCAGCGAAAACAATGGATGCAGGTTCCAAGGGCAGCACTCCCAACAAGATAAAGCTTTCTCTTGAAGAACTTGCAGGACTTCTTGAGCAACGTAAAAAGGAATATAAG TTAATTATCAACACCCGACTACAGATACGCATATCCACTTTTCATGTGTCAACTACTGTCACTGACACTGTGAATAGACTATTTCTTCATTACACTCCTAGTGCAGTACTTGGTTGTGCTCAAAAAGGGATCNTTATTTCAGATAATGGTATTGCCCGTCCGCCTAGCAGAGCTGCTTCAGCAAATGAAACTCAGATTCCTGATTTAAGGCTATTGGGTTCAGAAAGTGGGCTGAACATTAAAGGCGTCCCTACCAGTGATGAACATACAACACAAGTTCAAATGCCTTCTCCTAGTTTCTACTATTCACTCAACAAAAATTATTCGCTTAATTCTCGCAAGCATATTATGGCTGAAGACCGGCCTGTCTATGTTTCTTCATATAGAGAGCTTGAATGGCGAAGTGGTGCTAGGCTGCTACTTCCTCTGGGAGTTAATGACTTGGTACTGCCAGTGTATGATGACGAGCCTACTAGTATCATAGCTTATGCCCTTACATCATCAGAATATAAAGCCCAGATGTCTGGATCAGATAAGTCAAGAGATCGCTTGGATAGTGGAGGTTCCTTTTCACTTTTTGATTCTGTTAATCTTCTCTCATTGAACTCTTTGAGCGATTTGTCAGTCGACATGAGTAGAAGTCTTAGCTCTGCTGATGAACAAGTCTCGCAGCTTTTACAGTCTTCACTTTATTTGAAAGATCTGCATGCTAGAGTTTCGTTTACAGATGAAGGTCCTCCTGGGAAAGTGAAGTACTCTGTGACATGTTATTATGCTAAGGAGTTCGAAGCCCTGAGGAAGATTTGTTGTCCTTCAGAAACAGATTTCATTAGATCTCTTGGTCGTTGTAGAAAATGGGGAGCCCAGGGTGGAAAGAGCAACGTTTTCTTTGCAAAAAGTTTGGATGACCGTTTCATCATCAAGCAAGTTACAAAGACAGAGCTTGAGTCCTTCATCAAGTTTGGGCCTGCGTACTTCAAATACCTGACCGAGTCCATCAGTACTAAAAGCCCTACAAGCCTTGCAAAGATCTTGGGCATCTATCAG GTTTCATCCAAACACCTTAAAGGAGGAAAAGAGTTCAAAATGGACGTCTTGGTGATGGAGAATCTTCTGTTCAAGCGGAACTTCACTAGGCTTTATGACCTAAAAGGCTCCACACGTGCTCGTTACAATCCTGATACAAGTGGTAGCAATACAGTTTTGCTGGACCAGAATCTTGTTGAAGCGATGCCGACATCTCCAATATTTGTTGGGAGCAAGGCAAAACGGCTTCTTGAAAGAGCCGTCTGGAACGATACATCCTTTCTTGCT TCGATTCACGTAATGGACTACTCCTTACTAGTTGGGGTAGATGAGGAACGAAACGAACTGGTTCTAGGAATTATCGATTTCATGAGGCAATACACCTGGGACAAACATCTAGAGACTTGGGTCAAGACTTCAGGGCTACTTGGAGGACCGAAGAACTCATCTCCCACAGTGATATCGCCGCAGCAATACAAGAAAAGATTCAGGAAAGCAATGACGGCTTATTTTCTGATGGTCCCTGACCAATGGTCGCCTGCAACGGTAGTGCCAAGCAATAGTTCTTCAGCAGAggtgaaggaggaagaagagcgAGACAATCCTCAAGCAACAGTTGGTAACAAGTCCTGA